The genomic DNA TTGCTTTCAAATTCTTGGTACATTAAATTCCTTCATCAATTTCTGTGAAACACAAAATTTATAAATAGTAAGTGTAAGAATAAAACACGGTGTCTTCTTTTAACTATCCTATTCCTGGATATgtgagaataatatttttttttctgtttggactGCATAGTAAAAATGGTCTCCTTTGCAAacttataacttttaaaaatgtcattgtgTGATTTCCAATGACTTCTGTTAACATTATACTGTGCCTATAAAATCTTCTAAAGATTGTTATAATTGGAATATTTGCAAGTCCAATATTGTGGGgttaattatttaagaaatcaattaaaatgagcttctaaaaaaattcttgccaaaacaaacaaataaaagaaaaaaattgggttgcctgggtagctcagttggtacagcatctgactcttggtttcagctcaggtcttattttcagggtcctgagatcaagccttgcatcaggctttatactcagcagggagtctgcttaaggactgctcccttgccctctccctctgcacctctccctactcacactctgtctctctcaaaataaataaataaatctaaagaaaggaagtaaagaaaaagaaagaaagaaagaaagaaagaaagaaagaaagaaagaaagaaagaaagaaagaaagaaagaaagaaaNNNNNNNNNNaaagaaagaaagaaagaaagaaagaaagaaagaaagaaagaaagaaaaagaaaagaaagaaagaaagataaacaagtaGTAAATTTGGAATCaattactcatttttaataactattgcaagagtaaattaaaaaaataaatcacaatctggaattataataaaacatgtaaaatttgAAAGTATTATAAAACCTTTTTAAGTGAGAATTAAACCAATGCTGATTATGAtggatttgaaatgaaaaacattactTTATACCAGTGGCCTATTGATGTGAAGATACTGATTGGGAACATTTCCATTGATTTGGAAATGGCCAAGACACTCCACTGACTTTCAGGCCCGTCTAGTCCTGTAAGTACAGCATCCTATGTAACAACACCAATGATGCAATAGGTATCTAATAACTTAACAATTTTATAAactaaataattgaaaattatttgtatttgtatttgaaagtatttttatttgtgattatCAGCTTAATTGTATAAACCAACAATTTGATACACATTAGTAGGTGTCACAGTCattgatattttgaatatttatatatttgttgtcattttatcACCAAAAATTTCCCAAGTGCCCCTTTCGTGTCCCTATTTCTCAAGCTGTAAATGACAGGATTAAAGCTGGGAGGTAACAGAGAATATAATATAGACATAAAGAGGTTCAATGATGATGAGGATTTTGAGTTTAAACCTAAATATGCAATAAATCCAGAAGAGAGGAACAAGGTTACCACAGTGAGATGGGGCATACAGGTGGAGAAGGTTTTAAACCTGCCTTGTGAAGACGGGATTCTTAGGACAATGGACACAATATAAACATAGGAAGCAACCATGAgagtaaaacacacaaaaacaaaacaaaaactaacaatgaTAAACACATATTCTAGAATCTGCTCCCCAGAACAAGCAAGCGTGAGCAATGATGGAATGTCACAGAAGAATTGATGCACTATGTTGGAAccacagaaatggacagaaaatgtGCCTGCTACATGGATGGATCCATAGACACACCCACTGAACCATGATGCTCTCACCATCTGCACACACGCACCTCTATTCATGATGGCCTCATAGTGCAGAGGACAGCAGATGGCTGCATAGCGATCATAGGACATCACCAGAAGGAGGGCAAACTCTGCGccagcaaagaaaacaacaagGAAAACCTGTGAGGCACATCCCACGAAGGAGATGGAATGGCTGTTGGTCAGAGAGTTCATGACGGATTTGGGGACAGTGACAGAGATGTAACAGATATCAATCAAAGACAAATTTttcaggaagaagtacatgggggttTGGAGATGCTGATCAATGGTGGTGAGGGTGATAATGAGGAGGTTCCCCATCAGCACCGCCAGGTAAACCAGGGAGAAGAAAGCAGCATAAAGTCTCTGTAGCACCTGATCCTCAGGGAATCCCATGAGCAAGAATGTTGTTATTAGGGTCACATTGGTTAATTTCTCAggcatgatgatttttttttttttgaaacaagaaaaattttcttgaatCTTCAGAATCTGTCTCTTTTCATTGGTTCTGTTATTCACTGATTGTGAAGTTATTCCTGGGGTAAAGCATATCTTGGAAACTATAATTTCTTCAATgcatgtagaaaaaaatatattaagatcaTCATTAAAGCagattagaatattttttcttgcGATAACCTAAAATTTATGcttaaaatagacaaaaactacctcacattttcattttactttgctgAAATAGGTTAAAAAGTAGCAGGgaaatttggaataaaatagaGTGATTTGTTTACCTATTCAAAAATTTGCCTTAGTTCAACGTGAACTGTGTTCTtggtatatttgttttttaatgtttcaggtttttatttaaattctagttagttaatacatagtgtaatattagatTCAGGAGTAGAATGTGGTGATTCTTCACTTACATACAATGCCCAGTGCTTacccacaagtgccctccttaatacccatgacccatttagcccatcccctcacccacctcccctccagcaaccctcagtttgttttccataattaaaagtctctcttatggtttgaAGACTCACTATGAATAACTGGGAGATTATTTCTTCCTCTACTTTTCTCTATCCTATTATAGCACAGGTAAATGGGAGGGAAGAGATGGGTAGTgctaaaaattgtttttgtatttttttctatgacAATGATACGATAATAATGTACAACTTCAATGTAATGAAGGTTACAATACAATCACTAACATTTATATAAAGGCTTTAAGAAGATACTATGTgagctttattttaaaagccaataAAATCCtagatatatttatgtattatctattatgatttatgtatttttcttcaataaGGACATATGTCTCCTATGTAactaataaacaaaattaaaatgcaatgcTATCTTATTTTCCTGAAGGAACGTGAAATGCAAACAGGTGAAATAACCTTACCTATTTAGACATAGTAAGAGAGCTGGAATGACACTGGGAAGCTTACAGTAGATGCATAgagatttggaagaaattcacTTACCTATTAAGAATCAAGTTTCCCTGATTATGAGAGTCAATTATTTAAATACCAAGGTTAAAAATGAGTTTAATTAAGGACACATtctcacataaaaagaaaagctgaaaagcTGTGTCTGTAGTCCAACAGGTTAAAAATTCCTGTTTAAACATTGCTATTGGTCTGGTTTCCAGTGTGTTGCTGAATGGCAGGCAGTCTTCTCTCCATCTGGTAAGCACAAGTTCAAATGTACTTATATGGGTCTTGCATTTTTGTGCATGTTTACAATTGACTAATTAGAATGAGTGCTAGTTAACTGCATTAACCATGAGTTCTGATGCTGTCTCATGTTGCCATCACAGATGACACGAAGTCGGAAGTGCAAAGAATTAGGTCCACATTGGGATATTTCTTTTTACCCAGTAGGGTTACCTGGCATGAAGcctaattaataataaaactgtcaaaagacTTTTGTGAAACTTTACATTTTCAGGTAATAGattgattttaatttataatctcaTATCTGAGCAAAAATAAttagctgtatttttaatttttctacttattttgatatttctttttcttttttaatttaaattaaattagccaacatacattTTCTGATGTAgggttcaatgattcatcagttgcatataagatccagtgctcatcacatcacatgcctacttatttagattttttaaaaaaaatatttatcataagcAGGATACCATTCCTTAcaccatataaaatatttaagatataatgAAGAAACTTCAATTCCGTTCTTCATCTCCACTCTTGTTTTCTATCCCTTGGGGAAAAATATCAGACTTTTCCcgtatttattttttgcattttccagtgTTAATACAatatacaaatgcaaaaatcATATACATCAacataaatgagatttttttattaaagatttttatttatttatttgacagagagagacagcaagagagggaacacaagcaggaggagtgggagagggagaaacaggcttcctgccaaacagggagcctgatgcggggcttgatcccaggaccctgggatcatgacctgagccgaaggcagacgcttaactgactgagccacccagggccccaacaTAAATGAGATCTTACTATGTTTTTAcctacttatttttaacttaccaTATTTTCCAAATGCACATACAATTCtctcacaatttaaaaatgaataatttttaaaattgatccaaatccataaaaaatgattaattgcATAACTAAACTCATGATTCTTCATAAAAGTCAAAGTGTTTCTCAATTCAAAATTAACCAATATATATTGTACTGtagttaaataagtaaaatgtcattCTTCCCACTTATCTCTTGGCTACTatacacaatttatttttaagacgTGTAATTTGGGTGATGTTAGCAAATCATAAAATAggagttttatataattttactgCCAAAGAACACCAAATTTTATAACTATCTGTAGACCATGGATAAGAATACCTTTGTTGGATCGTAGGAATCCTGTAAAGTTTAAGCACACCATTAGAGCAAAATATACAAAACTGAATGCactgaagaggaaaaaggaacagTTTCACTTTATCCATGTCACTGCTTCCCCATGGCAGCACAGATCAGGATCAAGAGAAacttcagaagctttttatcttgatgaagtcccaaaagttcatttttgcttttgtgtcactagcttttggagatgtatcttgaaagaacttgctgtggctgatgtcaaagaggttactgcccatgttctcctctaggattttgatggattcctgtctcacattgaggtctttcatccactttgagtttatctttgtgaatggtgttagagaatgtcgagtttcattcttctgcatgtggctgtccaattttcccagcac from Neomonachus schauinslandi chromosome 7, ASM220157v2, whole genome shotgun sequence includes the following:
- the LOC110580231 gene encoding olfactory receptor 14A16-like; protein product: MGFPEDQVLQRLYAAFFSLVYLAVLMGNLLIITLTTIDQHLQTPMYFFLKNLSLIDICYISVTVPKSVMNSLTNSHSISFVGCASQVFLVVFFAGAEFALLLVMSYDRYAAICCPLHYEAIMNRGACVQMVRASWFSGCVYGSIHVAGTFSVHFCGSNIVHQFFCDIPSLLTLACSGEQILEYVFIIVSFCFVFVCFTLMVASYVYIVSIVLRIPSSQGRFKTFSTCMPHLTVVTLFLSSGFIAYLGLNSKSSSSLNLFMSILYSLLPPSFNPVIYSLRNRDTKGALGKFLVIK